A stretch of the Polyangiaceae bacterium genome encodes the following:
- a CDS encoding acyltransferase: MGAFAAFRARAHFPSLDGLRCLSILPVVWHHSTPRPLEGVLGKGPLGVHLFFAISGFLITTLLLRERDSRGEVALRKFYLRRALRIFPLYYLVLGIYALRAWLFLPDSPLREHFFRSLPYYATYTGNWFVDYGVPHPVVFGFSWSLATEAQFYLLWPPVVALARGWKLPTAFMLGLFALDFGTESGWLRGVFGAEGAAVQIVTSLSAPICLGSLLALGLHHQRSFRLLGLLLGTKLGAPLALFGLAASVAVDAPLLLIHVAMVLLVGAVSVRPDHGLTCVLDARLPGYVGEVSYGVYLFHVSVITVSKWLLPGASASVLFVLASLGSVAVAALSYRWFEGPFLRLAARLRREGAKVAAALTVLVLLLLGSGAARADTFGAQAHWLRGSTHVHRLKLAPSFGSSKPAELDGERPRLWGYGRLSGVSLRFDALFGSTRAGGGLSFFGVDDVSVHTSGGTSVRATAIWGSSAELFVGQEIGQGPVYPYLDLRGSFSLLRAELETATGTAAQYQAFRPGLGPRFGVLIPIGHSSVVDVAIYRRLVGGVEDTTIAVGVGFWENDRTDDFSQYLRGHRWRGQI, translated from the coding sequence GTGGGCGCCTTCGCCGCGTTTCGGGCCAGGGCGCATTTCCCGTCCCTGGACGGCCTGCGCTGCCTCAGCATCTTGCCCGTGGTGTGGCATCACTCGACGCCGCGTCCGCTCGAAGGCGTGCTGGGCAAAGGGCCGCTGGGGGTTCACTTGTTCTTCGCCATCAGCGGTTTCTTGATCACCACGCTGCTCTTGCGCGAGCGGGACAGCCGCGGCGAGGTCGCACTTCGGAAGTTCTACCTGCGCCGGGCGCTCCGCATCTTCCCGCTCTACTACTTGGTGCTGGGCATCTACGCGCTCAGAGCTTGGCTCTTCCTCCCGGATTCGCCGCTCCGGGAGCACTTCTTCCGCAGCCTGCCGTATTACGCGACCTACACCGGCAACTGGTTCGTGGACTACGGCGTGCCCCATCCGGTCGTCTTCGGCTTCTCGTGGTCCTTGGCGACCGAGGCGCAGTTCTACCTGCTGTGGCCGCCGGTGGTGGCGCTCGCGCGCGGCTGGAAGCTCCCGACCGCGTTCATGCTGGGCCTGTTCGCGCTGGACTTCGGGACCGAGAGCGGCTGGCTCAGAGGCGTGTTCGGGGCGGAAGGCGCGGCCGTGCAGATCGTGACCAGCCTGTCGGCTCCCATCTGCCTGGGCTCGCTCCTGGCGCTGGGCCTGCATCACCAGCGGTCCTTTCGCCTGCTGGGTCTGCTGCTCGGGACGAAGCTCGGCGCGCCACTCGCGCTCTTCGGTCTCGCCGCCAGCGTCGCCGTCGACGCGCCGCTGCTGTTGATCCACGTGGCGATGGTGCTCCTGGTGGGAGCGGTCTCGGTTCGGCCAGATCATGGGCTCACGTGCGTCTTGGACGCTCGCCTGCCAGGCTACGTGGGGGAGGTGAGCTACGGCGTGTACCTGTTCCACGTCTCGGTGATCACGGTGAGCAAGTGGCTCCTGCCGGGGGCGAGCGCGTCGGTATTGTTCGTGCTCGCGTCGCTCGGCAGCGTGGCGGTGGCCGCGCTGTCCTACCGCTGGTTCGAGGGTCCGTTCCTCCGGCTTGCGGCGCGGCTCAGGCGAGAGGGAGCGAAGGTGGCTGCCGCGCTCACGGTCCTGGTCTTGCTGCTTCTGGGCAGCGGAGCCGCGCGCGCGGACACCTTTGGAGCACAGGCCCACTGGCTGCGCGGCTCGACGCACGTGCACCGGCTCAAGCTCGCGCCCAGCTTCGGGAGCTCGAAGCCCGCCGAGCTCGACGGCGAGCGCCCCAGGCTCTGGGGCTACGGCAGGCTCTCCGGAGTGAGCCTCCGCTTCGACGCTCTCTTCGGCTCGACCCGCGCCGGCGGCGGCCTGTCGTTCTTCGGTGTCGACGACGTCTCGGTGCACACGTCGGGCGGGACCAGCGTGCGAGCCACTGCGATCTGGGGCAGCAGCGCCGAGCTCTTCGTGGGGCAGGAGATCGGCCAAGGTCCCGTGTACCCGTACCTCGACCTGCGCGGCAGCTTCTCGCTGCTGCGGGCCGAGCTCGAGACCGCGACGGGCACGGCCGCCCAGTACCAGGCGTTTCGCCCCGGACTCGGGCCGCGCTTCGGCGTGTTGATCCCGATCGGACACTCCAGCGTGGTGGACGTGGCGATCTACCGGCGGCTCGTGGGCGGCGTGGAGGACACGACCATTGCGGTCGGCGTCGGCTTCTGGGAAAACGACCGCACCGACGACTTCTCGCAGTACCTGCGTGGCCACCGCTGGCGCGGCCAGATCTGA
- a CDS encoding alpha/beta fold hydrolase translates to MAPRRSKSLARRARKWADRAVLSAVNGFVYATEGAARPGKNSAASDLVLSRGKLRLERVRPIRDVEYELGPDVHRISFDRHPTPLMLIPPLMVRPYVYDLRPEHSMVRTLRNAGFDVFVVDFGVPDRHDEQVRLDDYVLDYVPACVDAALGASGAQTLTLAGYCMGGIFSLMHAATHRDARVRNIVTIGAPVNFTKMRAAYVASRIGALGIGPLMDVVGNVPGKASSLGFKLMSGARALTKWGDFVANLDDEGFVRSFDAVNTWVNDLIPYPKEAFKQMVREVVSGNRLIRGGLSFGDKPCELSAVTQPLLAFAGRSDNIATPQATAAIIDLVASTDKSLVPVSGGHVGVVAGSAAPEEVWQPMIDWLLPRSRRPA, encoded by the coding sequence ATGGCGCCGAGACGTTCCAAGAGTTTGGCGCGGCGAGCCCGCAAGTGGGCCGACCGCGCGGTGCTCTCCGCGGTGAACGGCTTCGTGTACGCCACCGAGGGCGCGGCGCGGCCGGGCAAGAACAGCGCCGCCAGCGACTTGGTCTTGTCTCGCGGCAAGCTCCGGCTCGAGCGGGTTCGTCCGATTCGCGACGTCGAATACGAGCTCGGGCCGGACGTCCACCGCATCTCCTTCGACCGGCATCCGACGCCACTGATGCTGATCCCGCCCCTGATGGTGCGGCCGTACGTTTATGACCTGCGGCCCGAGCACAGCATGGTGCGCACGCTGCGCAACGCGGGCTTCGACGTGTTCGTCGTCGATTTCGGCGTGCCCGATCGCCACGACGAGCAGGTGCGCCTCGACGACTACGTGCTCGATTACGTGCCGGCGTGCGTGGACGCCGCCCTCGGGGCGTCCGGAGCCCAAACGCTCACGCTCGCCGGTTACTGCATGGGTGGGATCTTCAGCCTCATGCACGCCGCGACTCATCGCGACGCCCGGGTTCGCAACATCGTGACCATCGGGGCGCCGGTGAACTTCACCAAGATGCGGGCCGCCTACGTCGCCTCGCGCATCGGCGCGCTGGGCATCGGCCCCTTGATGGACGTCGTCGGGAACGTGCCCGGCAAGGCCTCGTCGCTCGGGTTCAAGCTGATGAGCGGGGCTCGCGCGCTGACCAAGTGGGGCGACTTCGTCGCCAACCTCGACGACGAAGGTTTCGTCCGGTCGTTCGACGCAGTGAACACCTGGGTGAACGACCTGATCCCGTACCCGAAGGAGGCGTTCAAGCAGATGGTGCGCGAGGTGGTCAGCGGCAATCGACTGATCCGAGGGGGACTCAGCTTCGGAGACAAGCCCTGCGAGCTCTCCGCCGTCACGCAGCCGCTCCTGGCGTTCGCCGGCAGGAGCGACAACATCGCCACTCCGCAGGCGACCGCGGCCATCATCGACCTGGTGGCGTCCACCGACAAGTCGCTGGTGCCGGTGTCCGGCGGACACGTCGGCGTCGTCGCCGGCTCGGCGGCCCCAGAAGAGGTCTGGCAACCGATGATCGACTGGCTCCTGCCGCGCTCGCGCAGACCCGCATGA
- a CDS encoding isopenicillin N synthase family oxygenase has protein sequence MSEPAIVTVDLADLDSGEPALALRAASAIRQGFGVYGLVYLKNHGVDPALLDRLYDAFTAFTARPEAEKRKLCRADLWFQRGWTPPNTEQAVVSSAQPDFKECYFAAPLPSHTEMKLQYPQIHADNIWPEGDGELREPCLEVGRQLHRAGQRLLVGAALALRLASDELSSRAEGGPHVFRLLRYLPLRPEQVGTKIVWGEEHTDFNLLTLLPGGQFRDPEGRRCPPPDDASGLFLRTRPSAEHPTGVKVRGVAPPGCIVAQVGQAFEILTGGAFLATPHVITAPSTPGYTRLSAAHFVHLHSHQMLFPLPAFRTERAIVDYSPPVLAGTYALKTLVDIKLAPPEAVDRLGYRHYDRLSSLRHSEKRGREIG, from the coding sequence ATGAGCGAACCGGCCATCGTCACCGTCGACCTCGCCGACCTCGACTCCGGCGAACCGGCGCTCGCCCTGCGGGCGGCCAGCGCGATTCGTCAGGGCTTCGGCGTCTACGGGCTGGTTTACCTGAAGAACCACGGCGTCGATCCGGCGCTCCTCGATCGGCTGTACGACGCGTTCACGGCGTTCACGGCGCGCCCGGAGGCAGAGAAGCGGAAGCTGTGCCGCGCCGATCTGTGGTTTCAGCGCGGCTGGACGCCGCCGAACACCGAGCAGGCCGTGGTGTCCAGCGCCCAGCCCGACTTCAAGGAGTGCTACTTCGCGGCGCCGCTGCCGTCGCACACCGAGATGAAGCTCCAGTATCCCCAGATCCATGCGGACAACATCTGGCCCGAGGGCGACGGCGAGCTGCGCGAGCCCTGCTTGGAGGTCGGTCGCCAGCTGCACCGCGCCGGCCAGCGCTTGCTCGTCGGGGCCGCGTTGGCGCTCCGGCTCGCCTCTGACGAGCTGTCGAGCCGGGCCGAGGGCGGCCCCCACGTGTTCCGCCTACTGCGCTACTTGCCCCTCCGCCCGGAGCAAGTCGGGACGAAGATCGTCTGGGGTGAAGAGCACACCGACTTCAACCTGCTCACGCTCTTACCTGGGGGACAGTTCCGCGATCCGGAAGGGCGACGCTGTCCGCCGCCGGACGACGCCTCGGGTCTGTTCCTGCGCACCCGGCCGAGCGCGGAGCACCCGACCGGCGTCAAGGTGCGCGGCGTGGCCCCGCCCGGCTGCATCGTCGCTCAGGTGGGACAGGCCTTCGAGATCCTGACGGGCGGCGCGTTCCTGGCCACGCCCCACGTGATCACGGCGCCGAGCACGCCAGGTTACACGCGCCTCTCGGCAGCGCACTTCGTGCACCTGCACAGCCACCAGATGTTGTTCCCGCTGCCGGCGTTCCGCACCGAGCGCGCCATCGTCGACTACAGCCCGCCGGTGCTCGCAGGCACCTACGCGCTCAAGACGCTGGTCGACATCAAGCTCGCGCCTCCGGAGGCCGTCGACCGGCTGGGCTACCGCCACTACGACCGCCTGAGCTCGCTCCGGCACAGCGAGAAGCGCGGGCGCGAGATCGGTTGA
- a CDS encoding cytochrome c yields the protein MSRRSALLVSLALVACASRSGSGPSDAQLSAARKAAPAGAKVFALYCSSCHGEHGDAPFAPAAMGKQALRRRPGLENGLDLFRYVKARMPPGDKAGSLSEEQYWAVTEYMLRVQERPLQEPFDATTAPSVRLE from the coding sequence ATGTCCCGTCGCTCTGCGCTCCTGGTCTCCTTGGCGCTGGTCGCCTGCGCGAGCCGCTCCGGCTCGGGCCCGAGCGACGCGCAGCTCAGCGCCGCGCGCAAGGCCGCTCCCGCCGGCGCCAAGGTCTTCGCGTTGTACTGCTCCTCGTGCCACGGCGAGCACGGCGACGCCCCGTTCGCTCCGGCGGCGATGGGCAAGCAGGCTCTCAGGCGGCGACCCGGCCTGGAGAACGGCCTCGACCTGTTCCGCTACGTGAAGGCCCGGATGCCGCCGGGGGACAAGGCCGGCAGTCTGTCCGAAGAGCAATACTGGGCGGTCACGGAGTACATGCTGCGGGTGCAGGAGCGCCCGCTGCAGGAGCCGTTCGACGCCACGACGGCCCCGAGCGTGCGGCTCGAATGA
- a CDS encoding response regulator, which yields MNEHEDRQSILIVDDDEVLQKRLVRAFADRGFDARGAGGFDEAVRLAEADPPELCVVDLRMPGRGGLELLTELKRIEPHTEVVVLTGYGSIATAIDAVRLGAVYFLPKPADADDILAAFDRGRAPPSTDSGEVAAPSLARAEWEHIQRILTDTGGNISETARRLGIHRRSLQRKLHKLPPWK from the coding sequence ATGAACGAGCATGAAGACCGCCAGAGCATCCTGATCGTGGACGACGACGAGGTGCTTCAGAAACGCCTGGTGCGCGCCTTCGCCGATCGCGGCTTCGATGCCCGCGGCGCCGGCGGCTTCGACGAGGCCGTGCGGCTCGCCGAGGCAGATCCGCCGGAGCTCTGCGTCGTGGATCTGCGCATGCCCGGGCGAGGGGGCCTCGAGCTGCTCACGGAGCTCAAGCGGATCGAGCCCCACACCGAGGTGGTGGTGCTCACCGGCTACGGCAGCATCGCCACGGCCATCGACGCCGTCCGGCTCGGCGCGGTGTACTTCCTGCCCAAGCCCGCCGACGCAGACGACATCTTGGCGGCGTTCGACCGCGGTCGCGCCCCGCCCTCCACGGACTCGGGGGAGGTCGCGGCGCCTTCCCTGGCACGCGCGGAGTGGGAGCACATCCAGCGCATCTTGACCGACACCGGGGGCAACATCTCCGAGACCGCCCGCCGTCTGGGCATCCATCGCCGCTCGCTCCAGCGCAAGCTGCACAAATTGCCGCCCTGGAAGTGA
- a CDS encoding HAMP domain-containing histidine kinase has protein sequence MATQAERTPSSELAEVNRLNLSWLVWLRWASIAGQSATILGVHFAMAVPLPLAPLAAIVAVEVLTNVACALWLRRDPVVRERGIALLIALDLLLFTGLLYLTGGPTNPFSSLYLIHLALAALAVGARYTWALVGLTLACSAALFLGHVPLEMGGHDHAAMGHYGMHLKGMWVALGVSACFIVYFLDRLKRALVERELELRRARERTARQERLAGLAALAAGAAHELASPLATIAVVAKELERSLAQEPDARRSEDARLIRSEVGRCSDILAELAVDAGQARGEPPSRVGVRELVAALTKSVGDDPRVSVELAPEVAERQLELRTRLFTRALKSVLDNALDASGADGKVRLGCDYRQGRLSVEVSDDGPGMDPDVRARALDPFFSTKPEGQGMGLGLFLAASVAEQLGGELTLVSETGRGTRVTVEVPA, from the coding sequence ATGGCAACCCAGGCAGAGCGCACCCCGAGCTCCGAGCTGGCAGAGGTGAATCGCCTGAACCTGAGCTGGCTCGTGTGGCTGCGTTGGGCCAGCATCGCCGGTCAGTCCGCGACCATCCTGGGCGTGCACTTCGCCATGGCCGTGCCGCTGCCGCTGGCTCCCCTCGCAGCCATCGTGGCGGTCGAGGTGCTGACCAACGTCGCGTGTGCGCTCTGGCTGCGCAGAGACCCCGTGGTTCGAGAGCGCGGCATCGCGCTCCTGATCGCCCTCGACCTCCTGCTCTTCACCGGGCTCCTGTACCTGACCGGGGGACCCACCAATCCCTTCAGCTCGCTCTACCTGATCCACCTGGCTCTGGCTGCGCTGGCGGTGGGTGCGCGCTACACCTGGGCGCTCGTCGGGTTGACCTTGGCGTGCTCCGCGGCGCTGTTCCTCGGACACGTGCCGCTCGAGATGGGCGGCCACGACCACGCCGCGATGGGGCACTACGGCATGCACCTGAAGGGCATGTGGGTTGCGCTGGGGGTGTCCGCCTGCTTCATCGTCTACTTCCTGGATCGGCTGAAGCGAGCGCTCGTGGAGCGCGAGCTGGAGCTCCGGCGTGCGCGGGAGCGCACGGCGCGCCAGGAGCGGCTGGCCGGGCTGGCGGCGCTGGCGGCGGGCGCTGCTCACGAGCTGGCGTCGCCCCTCGCCACCATCGCCGTCGTCGCCAAGGAGCTCGAGCGGAGCCTCGCCCAGGAGCCCGACGCTCGGCGCTCCGAAGACGCTCGCCTGATCCGCAGCGAGGTCGGCCGCTGCAGCGACATCCTGGCGGAGCTGGCGGTGGACGCGGGGCAGGCTCGGGGCGAGCCGCCGAGCCGCGTCGGCGTGCGCGAGCTCGTGGCGGCGCTGACCAAGAGCGTCGGCGACGATCCTCGGGTGTCGGTCGAGCTCGCGCCCGAGGTGGCGGAGCGCCAGCTGGAGCTGCGCACGCGCCTGTTCACCCGTGCGCTCAAGAGCGTGCTCGACAACGCCCTCGACGCCAGCGGCGCGGACGGTAAGGTCCGGCTCGGCTGCGACTACCGCCAAGGCCGACTCTCGGTCGAGGTGAGCGACGACGGCCCGGGAATGGATCCCGACGTCAGAGCCCGCGCGCTCGATCCCTTCTTCAGCACCAAGCCCGAGGGCCAGGGCATGGGGCTCGGGCTGTTCTTGGCCGCCAGCGTCGCGGAGCAGCTCGGGGGGGAGCTGACTCTCGTATCCGAGACAGGGAGAGGCACCCGCGTGACCGTCGAGGTACCCGCATGA
- a CDS encoding M23 family metallopeptidase: MSRAWLGVSAALMCVSAVACAGGSDEEGGVIGGGGVASGGGGSSGVGNGGSWAGGASGQSSGGSAGAAGGGGAAGGGAGGSGNTGNAGGSGNTGGSGGSGNTGGSGGSGNTGGSGGSGNTGNTGGSGGTPGSPICLGTQAGAYCGNDMMKDADANTLYQCPGANKPPTSSTPCPNGCVVEAAGTADHCKTTTSPGGYKLPWKAGVSMTLTQDCNDPCCNDHVGDHKYAWDFANGTAFTVAAARGGTITHLKINSTSGCGSSSCVNQANFIVIDHGDGTQGTYLHLGGMTLQSGVTCGATVQQGQALAKAGTTGWSTGVHLHFQVSKVHTGAPTCECGSAGTGCGAGSVPWGNFWSSATYPTVAIQFQEWSAASSCADRAPMAMPASQN; encoded by the coding sequence ATGAGCAGGGCTTGGCTGGGTGTGAGCGCGGCGCTGATGTGCGTGTCCGCCGTCGCGTGCGCCGGCGGGAGTGACGAAGAAGGCGGCGTGATCGGGGGCGGCGGTGTCGCCTCGGGCGGCGGCGGCTCGAGCGGCGTGGGCAACGGCGGCAGCTGGGCCGGCGGAGCTTCCGGCCAGAGCAGCGGCGGCAGCGCGGGCGCGGCAGGCGGCGGTGGGGCCGCCGGCGGCGGCGCCGGCGGCAGCGGCAACACCGGCAACGCCGGCGGCAGCGGCAACACCGGCGGCAGCGGCGGCAGCGGCAACACCGGCGGCAGTGGCGGCAGCGGCAACACCGGCGGCAGTGGCGGCAGCGGCAACACCGGCAACACCGGTGGCTCCGGGGGCACCCCCGGCAGCCCCATCTGTCTCGGCACGCAGGCCGGCGCGTACTGCGGCAACGACATGATGAAGGACGCGGACGCGAACACGCTCTACCAGTGCCCGGGCGCGAACAAGCCGCCGACCAGCTCCACGCCTTGCCCCAACGGCTGCGTCGTCGAAGCCGCCGGCACGGCGGACCATTGCAAGACGACCACCTCGCCCGGGGGCTACAAGCTGCCGTGGAAGGCGGGGGTCTCCATGACGCTGACGCAGGACTGCAACGATCCCTGCTGCAACGACCACGTCGGCGACCACAAGTACGCCTGGGACTTCGCCAACGGCACCGCGTTCACGGTCGCGGCGGCGCGCGGCGGCACCATCACGCACCTCAAGATCAACTCGACCTCGGGCTGTGGCTCCAGCTCCTGCGTCAACCAGGCGAACTTCATCGTCATCGATCACGGCGACGGGACCCAGGGGACGTACCTGCACCTGGGCGGGATGACGCTTCAGTCGGGCGTGACCTGCGGCGCGACGGTGCAGCAAGGTCAGGCGCTGGCGAAGGCGGGGACCACGGGCTGGTCCACGGGCGTCCACCTGCACTTCCAGGTCTCCAAGGTCCACACGGGCGCGCCCACCTGCGAGTGCGGCAGCGCCGGGACGGGCTGCGGGGCGGGCAGCGTACCGTGGGGCAACTTCTGGTCCAGCGCCACCTACCCGACGGTGGCCATCCAGTTCCAGGAGTGGTCGGCGGCGTCGAGCTGCGCCGACCGCGCCCCGATGGCGATGCCGGCGTCGCAGAACTGA
- a CDS encoding aldehyde dehydrogenase family protein has product MDHHRLFIGGELVDARDGARFETLDPGTGSPIATVASAGEGEIDDAVMAARRAFDSGEWSALDPVERAARVMELADLIQASIAELALLEALDSGGLVARTGSDVFQGARFLRETARYAAHQFPWTERVPGKSPFFPASNSVRREPIGVCAAIIPWNFPLLMAVWKLGMALCTGNTIVLKPSPETPLSALALGKLVQKTRIPAGVVNVVVAPGREAGQLLCRHPDVDRVAFTGSTSVGKEVLKTCADSLKRVSLELGGKSANIVLDDADLDLAVDGALFATFLHTGQVCESGTRLLLPDSLHDRFLEELARRARELSVGYQLDPRTRIGPVVNARQRETIERYVELGKRDGARLVLGGERAEVPGFDGFFVKPTIFADVDNGMAIAREEIFGPVLSVLRYRDEAEAISIANDSRYGLGGGVWSRDLGRAERIARELRTGTVWINDWHVFHEHAPFGGYKESGVGREMGHHGLAEYTEVKHVHVGAQLDPNAKLGHKLLVKRPRTLSFDYEPTTRIVSGPGSLARLHSELTQEGKSRVLVLTDAGVMAAGLYARLEAVLGERIAAVFAEIPQDSGLEVIDRAAALGREHRVDAVLSLGGGSVIDTAKAVSVALASDLRAIETLGLHHLTEPQLFHVAVPTTAGTGSEVTSAAVIKNHSLRIKTYIVDRFITPNLAVLDPTLTVGLPPRLTAATGMDALTHAIEAFTSKQSNPMADAQALHAIRLIAKNLARVVKHGDDLGARAEMQSAATLAGWAISSAQVGLVHGMSHTLGARHGVPHGTGNGILLPHVLRFHAGARVTHERLLEVARALGVDTAGLSAADAAPKAADAVAELLRACDHPTSLAEVGVPASDLAACAEVAFVDIANLAAARRPAYPGEILEIYEAAL; this is encoded by the coding sequence ATGGACCACCACCGCTTGTTCATCGGCGGAGAGCTCGTCGATGCCCGCGACGGCGCGCGCTTCGAGACCCTGGACCCCGGCACCGGAAGCCCCATCGCGACCGTCGCCTCGGCCGGAGAGGGCGAAATCGACGACGCCGTCATGGCGGCGCGGAGGGCCTTCGACTCCGGCGAATGGAGCGCGCTCGATCCCGTCGAGCGCGCGGCCCGCGTGATGGAGCTCGCGGATCTGATCCAGGCCAGCATCGCCGAGCTCGCGCTGCTCGAGGCGCTCGACTCCGGTGGCCTGGTCGCGCGCACGGGCAGCGACGTGTTCCAGGGTGCTCGCTTCCTGCGCGAGACGGCGCGCTACGCCGCCCACCAGTTTCCCTGGACCGAGCGCGTGCCCGGCAAGAGCCCGTTCTTCCCCGCTTCCAACAGCGTGCGCCGCGAGCCCATCGGCGTGTGCGCGGCGATCATCCCCTGGAACTTCCCGCTCCTGATGGCGGTGTGGAAGCTCGGCATGGCGCTCTGCACTGGCAACACCATCGTGCTCAAGCCGTCTCCCGAGACGCCGCTGTCGGCCCTCGCCCTGGGCAAGCTGGTGCAGAAGACGCGCATCCCAGCCGGCGTCGTCAACGTGGTCGTCGCGCCGGGACGCGAAGCGGGACAGCTCCTGTGCCGTCACCCCGACGTCGATCGCGTCGCCTTCACCGGCAGCACGAGCGTCGGCAAGGAGGTGCTGAAGACCTGCGCGGACAGCCTGAAGCGCGTGTCGCTCGAGCTCGGCGGCAAGAGCGCCAACATCGTGCTCGACGACGCCGATCTGGATCTGGCGGTGGACGGCGCCCTCTTCGCCACCTTCTTGCACACCGGGCAAGTCTGCGAGTCCGGCACGCGGCTCCTGCTCCCCGACAGCCTGCACGATCGCTTCCTGGAGGAGCTGGCGCGCCGGGCTCGGGAGCTCAGCGTCGGCTACCAACTCGATCCACGCACGCGCATCGGACCCGTGGTGAACGCCCGGCAACGCGAGACCATCGAGCGCTACGTGGAGCTGGGCAAGCGCGACGGCGCGCGCCTGGTCCTGGGCGGCGAACGAGCCGAGGTGCCGGGCTTCGACGGCTTCTTCGTGAAGCCGACGATCTTCGCCGACGTGGACAACGGCATGGCCATCGCCCGGGAGGAGATCTTCGGCCCGGTGCTCTCGGTGCTGCGATACCGCGACGAAGCGGAGGCCATCTCCATCGCCAACGACTCTCGCTACGGCCTGGGGGGCGGCGTCTGGAGCCGCGACCTGGGCCGCGCGGAGCGCATCGCCCGAGAGCTCCGCACCGGCACGGTCTGGATCAACGACTGGCACGTGTTCCACGAGCACGCTCCCTTCGGCGGCTACAAGGAGAGCGGGGTGGGCCGCGAGATGGGCCACCACGGCCTGGCCGAGTACACCGAGGTCAAGCACGTCCACGTCGGAGCGCAGCTCGACCCGAACGCCAAGCTCGGGCACAAGCTCCTGGTCAAGCGGCCGCGGACGCTCTCCTTCGACTACGAGCCAACCACGCGCATCGTGTCCGGGCCGGGCAGCCTGGCGCGACTGCATTCTGAGCTCACCCAAGAGGGCAAGTCCCGCGTGCTGGTGCTCACCGACGCGGGCGTGATGGCGGCAGGCTTGTACGCGCGGCTCGAGGCCGTGCTGGGGGAACGCATCGCGGCGGTGTTCGCGGAGATCCCGCAGGACTCGGGCCTCGAGGTGATCGACCGCGCGGCAGCCCTGGGCCGGGAGCATCGCGTGGATGCGGTGCTCTCGCTCGGCGGCGGCAGCGTCATCGACACCGCGAAGGCGGTGTCGGTCGCGCTGGCCAGCGACCTGCGCGCCATCGAGACCCTCGGCCTGCACCACTTGACCGAGCCGCAGCTCTTCCACGTCGCCGTGCCCACCACCGCCGGCACCGGCAGCGAGGTGACCAGCGCGGCGGTGATCAAGAACCACTCGCTGCGCATCAAGACGTACATCGTGGACCGCTTCATCACGCCGAACCTGGCGGTGCTCGATCCCACGCTGACCGTGGGCCTGCCGCCGCGCCTCACCGCCGCCACCGGCATGGACGCCCTGACCCACGCCATCGAGGCCTTCACGAGCAAACAGAGCAACCCAATGGCGGACGCCCAGGCGCTGCACGCCATTCGGCTGATCGCGAAGAACCTGGCACGGGTGGTCAAGCACGGCGACGATCTCGGAGCCCGTGCGGAGATGCAGAGCGCAGCCACGCTGGCGGGCTGGGCCATCTCGAGCGCTCAGGTAGGGCTGGTGCACGGCATGAGCCACACGCTGGGCGCACGCCACGGCGTGCCGCACGGCACGGGCAACGGCATCCTGCTCCCGCACGTGCTGCGCTTTCACGCCGGCGCGCGGGTGACGCACGAGCGCTTGCTGGAGGTCGCGCGGGCTCTGGGCGTGGACACGGCCGGGCTCTCCGCCGCCGACGCGGCACCCAAGGCGGCCGATGCCGTGGCCGAGCTGCTCCGCGCCTGCGATCACCCGACAAGCCTGGCCGAGGTCGGCGTGCCGGCGAGCGATCTCGCCGCTTGTGCGGAGGTCGCCTTCGTGGACATCGCGAACCTGGCGGCTGCCCGGAGGCCCGCGTACCCGGGCGAGATCCTGGAAATCTACGAAGCCGCACTGTGA
- a CDS encoding FixH family protein, with amino-acid sequence MSSLKLGLLLASLALGACSSQSEPGSESLAGVSSEKGAFIATFSPEPNPPKTGENALAISLAGADGAAITGAALQVEPWMPAHGHGTSYEPVVSELGDGEYRAEKIDFMMPGHWELRIAVTAGETRDGFVVSYEVK; translated from the coding sequence ATGTCGTCCCTGAAGTTGGGCCTGCTCCTCGCCTCGCTCGCGCTCGGCGCCTGCAGCAGCCAGAGCGAGCCGGGCAGCGAGAGTCTCGCCGGCGTCAGCTCGGAGAAGGGCGCGTTCATCGCCACCTTCTCCCCCGAGCCGAACCCGCCCAAGACGGGGGAGAACGCCCTCGCGATCTCGCTCGCCGGCGCCGATGGCGCGGCGATTACGGGCGCGGCGCTGCAAGTCGAGCCCTGGATGCCGGCCCATGGACACGGTACGTCGTACGAGCCCGTCGTCAGCGAGCTCGGCGACGGCGAGTACCGCGCGGAGAAGATCGACTTCATGATGCCGGGGCACTGGGAGCTCCGCATCGCGGTGACCGCTGGTGAGACGCGCGACGGCTTCGTGGTGTCTTACGAGGTGAAGTAG